GGCCGGCGTGGTTCTGGGTGGAGGACCACGACGTGCCCCTGGTGCGGCTGTACCTGGCCGTGCGGGCCGGCGAGGTGTACGACCCCCCCGACAAGGCCGGCCTGGCCCGGGTGGCGAGCCTGGCCTGGCGCACCGGCGGTGCCGGGGACCTCTCCCCCGAGGCCTTCGACCAGGCCCTGGAGAGCCGGGGCATGGAGCTCGAGCTCCGGTTGGGCCGGGACAAGGGCTGGATCTCCCTGACCGTGCTGCCCGACGACCTGGACCGGGGCCTGGATCTCCTGGCCCGGCTCCTGTGGGACCCGGCGTTCCGGCCCGACCGGGTGGACTGGGCCAGGGCCCAGGTGGCCGAGGGGCTCCGGCGGGAGGAGGACGACCCCCAGAGCCTGGCGTTCCGGGAGATGCGGCGGGCGCTGTTTCGGGGCCATCCCCGTGGCCAGACCCCCACCGAGGGGTCGGTGGCTCGGATCTCCCGGGAGGACGTGGTGGCCCTGCACCGGCGGCTCGTGGGCGCCGGCGCCTGGACCGTGGGTGCGGTGGGGGACTTCGACCCCGACCGGTTGGGCCGCCGGCTGGCCGAGCTGCTGGGCGGTCTGCCCCGGGACGGCGGCGCATTCCCCCGGCTTCCCCCGCCCGAGGAGCCTGCCCCCGTCGCGGTGGTGGTTCCCCGGCCCCTGCCCCAGGCTACGGTGGTGTGGGCCTGGCTCGGGCCGGAACGCACCGCCCCGGACTTCGGGCCCATGGAGGTGTGCGATCATCTGCTCGGAGCCGGAGGGTTCGGATCCCGGCTGGTGCGGGAGATCCGGTCCAACCGGGGGCTCGCGTACAGCGTGGGGAGCTTCTACCAGGCCCTGCCGTCCTTCGGGGTGCTGGGCGCCTACGGCCTGACCAAGACCGAGACCGTGGGCCAGGTGGTGGAGCTGATGGCGGCCGAGGTGCGGCGCCTGGCCGACACCCTGAGCCCGGCCGAGGTGGCCCAGGCGCGCCGGAGCCTCGTGACCCGGTACGTGTTCCGGTACGACGATCCGGCCAACCTGGTGCGCGACCGCATGGGGAACCTGCTGGACGGCCTGCCCCTGGACCTGGGGGATCGGTACCCCGAGGCCGTGGCCGCCGTGACCGTGGAGTCGGCCCGCCGCGCGGCCCGGACCCACCTGGACCCGAGCCGGGGCGTGTGGGTGCTGGTGGGCGATCTGGACCCGGCCGACCCTCGGTGGACCCGCCTGGGCACGGTGGAGGTGGTGCGGGTGGAGAAATGACTGCCAACCGGAGGACGACGATGCCGGAACCCGACCTCTCGGTCGAGAAACGCCTGCAGGGGCTGGAGGAGCACGAGCTTCAGATCCTGGAGCTGATCGCCGTGGTGCCGGCGCCCAAGGGACTGGGGGAGTTGGTCGACGTGGCGTCCCTGGCGGAGATCTGCTCGTCGAAACGGGCCCGGGCAGCCCTCAACCGCCTGGCCGCGGACGGCCTGATCCAAAAGAAAGGCCGACGGTTCTCCTGCGCCCCCGAGCTGGAGCACCACCTCGTCCGCAGGCTGGTGCGGCAGGGGCACTACGAGATCGCCCAGATCGCCGCAGTGGCGTTTGAGCCGCGGGGCTTTCCCCTGCACTCCTGGCTCTGGGACCGGGATCAGTTGGAGCGCGAACTGCGAGTCGCCCTTCTGGGGGGCGTGCTGTCCGAGGCCAGCGAGCTTGCCCAGGCGGCGATGGACCGGTTCCCCAAGGACGCGGCCCGGCTCCACCCCTACCGCTGGGTGCTGGATCGTCTGTTCGACCCGGAGGATCTGCTCCGACTTCCGGACCAGCTCCTCCACGAGGTGCTCTCGGAGGTGGTTTGGGACGGGTTCTGCCGGTTCCGGAACGAGGCCGAGTACCTGGGCGTGATGGAGGAGATGCTCCGCCAAGGAAGGGCTTCCCCCTGGATGGCCTGCTTCCTCGCCACCCACTACCTGTGGATCGGCCTTCCGGAACTGGCAGAGGAGGTGATCTCCGCCCTGGAACCGAGCTTGGACACCCTGAGCATCCTCGGGATGGTGGCCTGTATGAGGGGCCGGCCGGCCGAGGCCTTGGAGCGGTTCGCCGAGGCGGAGCGGTTGCTGGAGAAGGGCGCAAGGGGGAGGAAAAAACCGGCCCTGCGCGAGATCCCGGGCCTGTTCCAGGTGGCAGCCCTGCTTAGCACCGGACGCCGGGAGGATGCGGAAGCGGCGGAGGAGCGGCTACTCCTGCTCAAGCAAGGAAAGGGGGCTTTCCGGCCGACGCTCCAGCGGCTCCATCGCATTGTTCTCCAACGGCTGGGTCGGCGGGGCGAGGCCGAGGCCGTCGATGTGGACGCCGGGGGCGTGGCGGGGGACCATCCCTACGACCTGTTCGAGTGCATCGCACGCCGTTGGGACCGCGGCAAGGGGGAGCGGTTCCCGTGGAAGGCGCTCGAACGGATCCGGACCCGGGCGGCCGAAGGGGGGTTGCTGTGGATCGCGGCCGAGGCGTCGTACCTGCAGAGCCTGCGAACGAACGCCCCTCCGGAGGTGGGCAAGGCGGCGGAGGAGTTCTTCCGGGAGGCCGGACTCCGGCCCCTGGCGGAGCTGCTTCAGCCCACCGAGCCGTGGGAGACCGCGCTGGAGGCCCTGGGCGGGGTGGCCGATGCCACGGACTCCGGCCGCCCCGAAGCCGCGCCGGACACCCGGGTCGT
This is a stretch of genomic DNA from Deferrisoma camini S3R1. It encodes these proteins:
- a CDS encoding M16 family metallopeptidase; the protein is MSTKGCFRKAVLVLAALGLAACAGRRPLDPRTAEFPPPRLPEIRVGQGSLGQGPAWFWVEDHDVPLVRLYLAVRAGEVYDPPDKAGLARVASLAWRTGGAGDLSPEAFDQALESRGMELELRLGRDKGWISLTVLPDDLDRGLDLLARLLWDPAFRPDRVDWARAQVAEGLRREEDDPQSLAFREMRRALFRGHPRGQTPTEGSVARISREDVVALHRRLVGAGAWTVGAVGDFDPDRLGRRLAELLGGLPRDGGAFPRLPPPEEPAPVAVVVPRPLPQATVVWAWLGPERTAPDFGPMEVCDHLLGAGGFGSRLVREIRSNRGLAYSVGSFYQALPSFGVLGAYGLTKTETVGQVVELMAAEVRRLADTLSPAEVAQARRSLVTRYVFRYDDPANLVRDRMGNLLDGLPLDLGDRYPEAVAAVTVESARRAARTHLDPSRGVWVLVGDLDPADPRWTRLGTVEVVRVEK